CTTGCTCGACAGCGGAAATCCGCTCATCATTCAACATATTCCGATCAGACTGCATATCGGGATCTTCGAAGGGTTGTACCAGTGTTTCGAGGCTGACAAACCGCTTCATTTTGCTCCGCCGGAGATGGCCCAAAGCGGCATTAACGCTAACGCGATATAGCCAAGTAAAGAAATTGGCATCTTCGCGGAAGCTGTCGAGCTTCTGCCACATGGTCACAAAGGTTTCCTGAGCCACATCATCGGCATCTTCGTGCGAACCTACAATCCGGCGAACCGTCCAATAGATACGTTCTTGATAGCGACGGACCAATTGGTCGAATGCCAAGTCCCGGTCTCCTTGTTTAAATCGGCGGACCAACTCCAGATCGCTTGGCCCTTGTCGTGAAGGTAGTTGTTTAATGTTGTCGAGCATAGTTCGGCCTAACATTGGGTGAGCAGTGGTGGTGAGGCCTGCATGGTTGCGGCCAGCTTCCCGTTTTAAGGCAAGGGATGCTTCTTGTGTGTAAGTTTGGAGGAACACACAGGCTTGAAGGTACTAAACCAAACGACAGGCCGCAACAGGCTGCGAACGGCCTGCTCCTGAATCCTGTCATAAATTTGGTTCCATGTTCAAAAGAACATGCCCTCAAAATTTACTCGGTTGAACAAATTCATCCGAGGTTGCTCAGAAAGATGTGGTAGTGGGTGTGGTTATCTTTCAG
This portion of the Bacteroidetes Order II. bacterium genome encodes:
- a CDS encoding RNA polymerase sigma factor; its protein translation is MFLQTYTQEASLALKREAGRNHAGLTTTAHPMLGRTMLDNIKQLPSRQGPSDLELVRRFKQGDRDLAFDQLVRRYQERIYWTVRRIVGSHEDADDVAQETFVTMWQKLDSFREDANFFTWLYRVSVNAALGHLRRSKMKRFVSLETLVQPFEDPDMQSDRNMLNDERISAVEQAIQALPPQQRVVFCMRYYDGLKYEEISVMLGKSTGTLKANYHHAIKKLEQALKDEFAQT